In Nicotiana tabacum cultivar K326 chromosome 2, ASM71507v2, whole genome shotgun sequence, the following proteins share a genomic window:
- the LOC107792717 gene encoding ATP-dependent zinc metalloprotease FTSH 10, mitochondrial-like isoform X2 codes for MMLSRIGRSLSKSSRSNIHKGLVYGGGYGVRSAVLDEVATRGACITRVDGGLRFVRTYLTSIGSGKQGLSKANLSELDSVFANHRLRRFFCSEGPKRRNYENYYPKDRKEVPKGNNQKAESGKEEGAGEQGNPQENFVKLNYNLLTPLLFIGFILSSILLSPREQQEISFQEFKNKLLEAGLVDRIVVSNKSVAKVYVRSSAPGPIQIGNDTIQGPTTGRNDTRNASHFKYYFNIGSVESFEEKLEEAQEALGIDPHNYVPVTYVDELNWFQEVMRFGPTVLILAVLYFMGRRVQGGIGVGGPGGKGARGIFNIGKAHFTKMDKNAKNKVFFKDVAGCDEAKQEIMEFVHFLKNPKKYEQLGAKIPKGALLVGPPGTGKTLLAKATAGESGVPFLSISGSDFMEMFVGVGPARVRSLFQEARQCAPSIIFIDEIDAIGRARGRGGFSGGHDERESTLNQLLVEMDGFATTSGVVVLAGTNRPDILDKALLRPGRFDRQITIDKPDIKGRDQIFRIYLSKLKLDHEAAFYSQRLAALTPGFAGADIANVCNEAALIAARNESTIITMQHFESAIDRVIGGLEKKNKVISKLERRTVAYHESGHAVAGWFLEHAEPLLKVTIVPRGTAALGFAQYVPNENLLMTKEQLFDVTCMTLGGRAAEQVLIGKISTGAQNDLEKVTKMTYAQVAVYGFSDKGIMPIQH; via the exons atgatGCTTTCACGTATTGGTCGCTCGCTGTCTAAGTCTTCTCGGTCCAATATTCACAAA GGACTTGTTTATGGTGGTGGATATGGCGTGAGGTCAGCGGTGCTGGATGAAGTGGCAACACGTGGCGCGTGCATTACACGTGTTGATGGCGGGTTAAGGTTTGTGAGAACCTATTTGACGTCTATTGGAAGTGGAAAGCAGGGGTTGAGTAAGGCTAATTTGTCGGAACTCGATTCCGTTTTTGCAAATCATAGGCTGCGGAGGTTTTTCTGTAGCGAAGGGCCAAAAAGAAGAA ACTATGAGAACTATTATCCAAAGGACAGGAAAGAAGTTCCCAAAGGGAATAATCAAAAGGCAGAGTCGGGCAAAG AGGAAGGTGCAGGTGAACAAGGAAATCCTCAGGAGAATTTCGTGAAGCTTAATTACAATTTACTAACACCCTTGTTATTTATTGGGTTTATTCTGTCATCTATCCTCTTATCTCCTCGAGAGCAGCAGGAG ATTAGTTTCCAAGAGTTCAAAAACAAGCTACTTGAAGCTGGTCTTGTTGATAGAATTGTTGTTTCTAACAAATCTGTGGCCAAAGTTTATGTGAGGAGCTCTGCACCTGGTCCTATTCAAATTGGTAATGACACTATTCAAGGTCCTACAACTGGTAGAAATGATACAAGAAACGCAAGCCACTTCAAATATTATTTTAACATAGGGAGTGTTGAGTCATTCGAGGAGAAGCTTGAAGAAGCACAGGAGGCATTAGGAATAGATCCTCATAATTATGTTCCTGTTACGTATGTTGATGAGTTGAATTGGTTCCAAGAAGTGATGAGGTTTGGTCCAACAGTGTTGATTCTTGCCGTCCTTTATTTTATGGGACGAAGAGTGCAGGGTGGAATAGGTGTCGGAGGCCCTGGTGGAAAAGGTGCTCGTGGAATATTTAACATTGGTAAAGCACATTTCACGAAAATGGATAAAAATGCCAAGAATAAG GTCTTCTTCAAAGATGTGGCTGGATGTGACGAGGCAAAGCAAGAAATCATGGAGTTCGTCCACTTCCTTAAAAACCCCAAGAAATATGAGCAGTTGGGAGCCAAAATACCCAAGGGTGCTCTTCTAGTGGGTCCTCCTGGGACTGGAAAGACACTTCTTGCCAAAGCTACAGCTGGAGAGTCTGGTGTACCTTTTCTCTCTATATCTGGGTCAGATTTTATGGAGATGTTTGTTGGTGTTGGACCAGCCAGAGTTAGGAGCTTATTTCAGGAGGCACGACAGTGTGCGCCTAGTATAATTTTCATTGATGAGATTGATGCCATTGGTCGAGCAAGAGGGCGGGGTGGCTTTTCTGGAGGACATGATGAACGTGAAAGCACTTTAAATCAACTGCTTGTTGAAATGGACGGTTTTGCAACCACATCAGGTGTGGTTGTACTTGCTGGCACAAATAGACCTGATATATTAGACAAAGCCTTGTTAAGACCCGGTCGATTTGATCGTCAAATTACCATAGACAAACCAGACATAAAAGGCCGTGATCAGATATTCCGGATCTATTTGAGCAAGTTGAAACTTGACCACGAGGCAGCCTTTTATTCACAGAGGCTTGCTGCTCTAACACCAGGATTTGCCGGAGCAGACATTGCAAATGTTTGTAATGAAGCTGCTTTAATTGCCGCAAGGAATGAGAGCACAATAATTACAATGCAACATTTTGAGTCAGCAATAGACAGGGTAATTGGAGGTCTCGAAAAGAAGAATAAG GTCATAAGCAAGCTAGAGAGGCGGACAGTTGCCTACCATGAATCTGGTCATGCTGTTGCTGGTTGGTTCTTGGAACATGCAGAACCATTACTAAAAGTGACAATTGTTCCTCGTGGTACTGCAGCCTTGGGATTTGCTCAGTATGTTCCAAATGAAAATCTTTTAATGACTAAGGAACAACTATTTGATGTGACTTGCATGACTCTTGGAGGTCGAGCTGCTGAGCAG GTTTTGATTGGGAAGATCTCGACTGGTGCACAAAATGATTTGGAGAAAGTCACAAAAATGACGTATGCCCAGGTGGCAGTCTATGGTTTCAGTGACAAG GGAATTATGCCTATTCAGCATTAA
- the LOC107792717 gene encoding ATP-dependent zinc metalloprotease FTSH 10, mitochondrial-like isoform X1, whose translation MMLSRIGRSLSKSSRSNIHKGLVYGGGYGVRSAVLDEVATRGACITRVDGGLRFVRTYLTSIGSGKQGLSKANLSELDSVFANHRLRRFFCSEGPKRRNYENYYPKDRKEVPKGNNQKAESGKEEGAGEQGNPQENFVKLNYNLLTPLLFIGFILSSILLSPREQQEISFQEFKNKLLEAGLVDRIVVSNKSVAKVYVRSSAPGPIQIGNDTIQGPTTGRNDTRNASHFKYYFNIGSVESFEEKLEEAQEALGIDPHNYVPVTYVDELNWFQEVMRFGPTVLILAVLYFMGRRVQGGIGVGGPGGKGARGIFNIGKAHFTKMDKNAKNKVFFKDVAGCDEAKQEIMEFVHFLKNPKKYEQLGAKIPKGALLVGPPGTGKTLLAKATAGESGVPFLSISGSDFMEMFVGVGPARVRSLFQEARQCAPSIIFIDEIDAIGRARGRGGFSGGHDERESTLNQLLVEMDGFATTSGVVVLAGTNRPDILDKALLRPGRFDRQITIDKPDIKGRDQIFRIYLSKLKLDHEAAFYSQRLAALTPGFAGADIANVCNEAALIAARNESTIITMQHFESAIDRVIGGLEKKNKVISKLERRTVAYHESGHAVAGWFLEHAEPLLKVTIVPRGTAALGFAQYVPNENLLMTKEQLFDVTCMTLGGRAAEQVLIGKISTGAQNDLEKVTKMTYAQVAVYGFSDKVGLLSFPQREDGFEMSKPYSSKTAAIIDSEVREWVSKAYERTVQLIEEHKEHVAKIAELLLEKEVLHQEDLVRVLGERPFKSLEPTNYDRFKQGFEEENKETKNNPENKTVEDNGSSSPVEPEVVPV comes from the exons atgatGCTTTCACGTATTGGTCGCTCGCTGTCTAAGTCTTCTCGGTCCAATATTCACAAA GGACTTGTTTATGGTGGTGGATATGGCGTGAGGTCAGCGGTGCTGGATGAAGTGGCAACACGTGGCGCGTGCATTACACGTGTTGATGGCGGGTTAAGGTTTGTGAGAACCTATTTGACGTCTATTGGAAGTGGAAAGCAGGGGTTGAGTAAGGCTAATTTGTCGGAACTCGATTCCGTTTTTGCAAATCATAGGCTGCGGAGGTTTTTCTGTAGCGAAGGGCCAAAAAGAAGAA ACTATGAGAACTATTATCCAAAGGACAGGAAAGAAGTTCCCAAAGGGAATAATCAAAAGGCAGAGTCGGGCAAAG AGGAAGGTGCAGGTGAACAAGGAAATCCTCAGGAGAATTTCGTGAAGCTTAATTACAATTTACTAACACCCTTGTTATTTATTGGGTTTATTCTGTCATCTATCCTCTTATCTCCTCGAGAGCAGCAGGAG ATTAGTTTCCAAGAGTTCAAAAACAAGCTACTTGAAGCTGGTCTTGTTGATAGAATTGTTGTTTCTAACAAATCTGTGGCCAAAGTTTATGTGAGGAGCTCTGCACCTGGTCCTATTCAAATTGGTAATGACACTATTCAAGGTCCTACAACTGGTAGAAATGATACAAGAAACGCAAGCCACTTCAAATATTATTTTAACATAGGGAGTGTTGAGTCATTCGAGGAGAAGCTTGAAGAAGCACAGGAGGCATTAGGAATAGATCCTCATAATTATGTTCCTGTTACGTATGTTGATGAGTTGAATTGGTTCCAAGAAGTGATGAGGTTTGGTCCAACAGTGTTGATTCTTGCCGTCCTTTATTTTATGGGACGAAGAGTGCAGGGTGGAATAGGTGTCGGAGGCCCTGGTGGAAAAGGTGCTCGTGGAATATTTAACATTGGTAAAGCACATTTCACGAAAATGGATAAAAATGCCAAGAATAAG GTCTTCTTCAAAGATGTGGCTGGATGTGACGAGGCAAAGCAAGAAATCATGGAGTTCGTCCACTTCCTTAAAAACCCCAAGAAATATGAGCAGTTGGGAGCCAAAATACCCAAGGGTGCTCTTCTAGTGGGTCCTCCTGGGACTGGAAAGACACTTCTTGCCAAAGCTACAGCTGGAGAGTCTGGTGTACCTTTTCTCTCTATATCTGGGTCAGATTTTATGGAGATGTTTGTTGGTGTTGGACCAGCCAGAGTTAGGAGCTTATTTCAGGAGGCACGACAGTGTGCGCCTAGTATAATTTTCATTGATGAGATTGATGCCATTGGTCGAGCAAGAGGGCGGGGTGGCTTTTCTGGAGGACATGATGAACGTGAAAGCACTTTAAATCAACTGCTTGTTGAAATGGACGGTTTTGCAACCACATCAGGTGTGGTTGTACTTGCTGGCACAAATAGACCTGATATATTAGACAAAGCCTTGTTAAGACCCGGTCGATTTGATCGTCAAATTACCATAGACAAACCAGACATAAAAGGCCGTGATCAGATATTCCGGATCTATTTGAGCAAGTTGAAACTTGACCACGAGGCAGCCTTTTATTCACAGAGGCTTGCTGCTCTAACACCAGGATTTGCCGGAGCAGACATTGCAAATGTTTGTAATGAAGCTGCTTTAATTGCCGCAAGGAATGAGAGCACAATAATTACAATGCAACATTTTGAGTCAGCAATAGACAGGGTAATTGGAGGTCTCGAAAAGAAGAATAAG GTCATAAGCAAGCTAGAGAGGCGGACAGTTGCCTACCATGAATCTGGTCATGCTGTTGCTGGTTGGTTCTTGGAACATGCAGAACCATTACTAAAAGTGACAATTGTTCCTCGTGGTACTGCAGCCTTGGGATTTGCTCAGTATGTTCCAAATGAAAATCTTTTAATGACTAAGGAACAACTATTTGATGTGACTTGCATGACTCTTGGAGGTCGAGCTGCTGAGCAG GTTTTGATTGGGAAGATCTCGACTGGTGCACAAAATGATTTGGAGAAAGTCACAAAAATGACGTATGCCCAGGTGGCAGTCTATGGTTTCAGTGACAAGGTTGGTCTTCTTTCTTTCCCACAAAGAGAAGATGGATTTGAGATGTCAAAGCCTTACAGTAGCAAGACAGCAGCAATTATCGACAGTGAAGTTAGAGAATGGGTCTCCAAGGCCTATGAACGTACTGTTCAACTTATAGAGGAGCACAAGGAACATGTGGCTAAGATTGCAGAGTTACTACTTGAAAAAGAGGTCCTTCATCAAGAAGATCTGGTCCGGGTACTGGGTGAACGACCATTCAAGAGCCTTGAGCCTACGAACTACGATAGATTCAAGCAAGGATTTGAAGAAGAGAACAAAGAAACCAAAAATAACCCTGAAAATAAGACTGTAGAAGATAATGGATCATCATCGCCTGTCGAACCTGAGGTTGTCCCAGTATAG